Genomic window (Candidatus Hydrogenedentota bacterium):
GAGTATGCCCAACAGGACGGCAGGCGCCGCCAGCAGGCTCGAAATAACTCTTCAATCTCAGTATGCTTACCGTGACGCTTGCGCAAGCAAACCCTGCATCGTTCGTGTCGCGGCGCGCGTTCGGGGAACAAGCAGTAAGTGCGCGGTAGTTGGTTCGCCACATCTTCTCCGCGGCAAGGGGGTACCATGTTCCCGCGATTCCTACAGTCTGTTCTTTTTGCCTGTTTCTGTCTGTGCGCTGTCTTGCAGGCGTACGCCGCGGAACGCGCGGAAGTTCAATTTCCAGACTTACCCGGCTACCAGACGCTGAAATGCGACTTCCATATCCACACCGTATTCTCGGATGGGCTTGTTTGGCCAACGGTGCGCGTTGAGGAAGCGTGGCGAAACGGACTCGATGTCATGGCCATTTCCGACCACATCGAGTATCTGCCTCACAAAGAGGACGTGACCACCAATCTGAATCGATCCTACGAAGTGGCCAAGCCTTTCGCCGACAAGTTGCATATGATTCTCATCAAGGCCTCGGAGATCACGCGCGATGAACCCCACGGGCATTTCAACGCGCTTTTCATTACTGACGCGAACGCCCTAAACGTGGACAACGAACAGGACGCCATTCGCATTGCCAACGAGCAGGGCGCCTTTGTGTTCTGGAACCACCCCGAATGGAAGCGCAAGGGCGAAAGCACGTGGGGAGAGATTCAGCAGGGATATCTTGAGAAGGGATGGATGAAGGGCATCGAACCGTTCAATGCCGGCGAATTCTATCCCACGGCGTTCAAGTGGGGCATCGAGAAGAATCTGACCATCTTGGGTAACACCGACATTCACCGGCCAATCGATGACCTCTACGACTATCACATCGGACAACACCGCACCATGACCCTGGTATTT
Coding sequences:
- a CDS encoding histidinol-phosphatase, which gives rise to MFPRFLQSVLFACFCLCAVLQAYAAERAEVQFPDLPGYQTLKCDFHIHTVFSDGLVWPTVRVEEAWRNGLDVMAISDHIEYLPHKEDVTTNLNRSYEVAKPFADKLHMILIKASEITRDEPHGHFNALFITDANALNVDNEQDAIRIANEQGAFVFWNHPEWKRKGESTWGEIQQGYLEKGWMKGIEPFNAGEFYPTAFKWGIEKNLTILGNTDIHRPIDDLYDYHIGQHRTMTLVFATEKSEPAIKEALLARRTVAFSDDKLLGEEQWVKPLFNLAVSVRDRDAVLKGKGEYMVGIHNASACSYDLEATSKGEGFTYPQTLHLPAGKTVMMLLKGEGGVAAGTKQVSLPYRVQNVLTAPEKPLEVTLDLNVQFVE